One genomic region from Strix uralensis isolate ZFMK-TIS-50842 chromosome 5, bStrUra1, whole genome shotgun sequence encodes:
- the WNT5B gene encoding protein Wnt-5b — MQGAPSRRPALRGLPQRRRPQPTMTGPRLALAAALLCSCTSPVADANSWWSLAMNPIQRPEMYIIGAQPVCSQLPGLSPGQRKLCQLYQEHMVFIGEGARSAIKECQYQFRQRRWNCSTVDNTSVFGRVMKIGSRETAFTYAVSAAGVVNAISRACREGELSSCGCSRTARPKDLPRDWLWGGCGDNVEYGYRFAKEFVDAKEREKNYVRGSEEQARMLMNLQNNEAGRRAVYKLADVACKCHGVSGSCSLKTCWLQLADFRKVGDLLKEKYDSAAAMRISRKGKLELVNNRFNMPTQEDLVYVDPSPDYCLRNETTGSLGTQGRLCNKTSEGMDGCELMCCGRGYDQFKSVQVERCHCKFHWCCYVKCKKCTEIVDQYVCK; from the exons GGCGCCCCGTCCCGGCGGCCGGCTCTGCGGGGGctgccccagcgccgccgcccgcagcccaCCATGACCGGGCCGAGGCTGGCCCTCGCCGCCGCACTCCTCTGCAGCTGCACCTCGCCGGTGGCCGACGCCAACTCCTGGTG GTCCTTGGCCATGAATCCCATCCAGAGACCTGAGATGTACATCATCGGCGCCCAGCCGGTGTGCAGCCAGCTGCCGGGGCTCTCCCCCGGGCAGCGCAAGCTCTGCCAGCTCTACCAGGAGCACATGGTGTTCATCGGGGAAGGGGCCCGCAGTGCCATCAAGGAGTGCCAGTACCAGTTTCGGCAGCGGCGGTGGAACTGCAGCACGGTGGACAACACCTCCGTCTTCGGGCGGGTCATGAAAATAG GGAGCCGAGAGACTGCTTTCACCTATGCTGTCAGTGCTGCCGGGGTGGTGAACGCAATCAGCCGGGCTTGCCGCGAAGGAGAGCTCTCCAGTTGTGGCTGCAGCCGGACGGCCCGGCCCAAGGACTTGCCCCGAGactggctgtggggtggctgcggGGATAACGTGGAGTATGGATATCGTTTTGCCAAGGAGTTTGTGGATGccaaggagagggagaagaactATGTGAGAGGTTCAGAGGAGCAGGCTCGCATGCTGATGAACTTGCAGAACAACGAGGCTGGTCGCAGG GCCGTGTACAAGCTGGCGGACGTGGCCTGCAAATGCCATGGTGTGTCGGGCTCCTGCAGCCTCAAgacctgctggctgcagctggctgACTTCCGCAAGGTGGGCGACCTGCTGAAGGAGAAGTACGACAGCGCTGCTGCCATGAGGATCAGCCGCAAGGGCAAGCTGGAGCTGGTGAACAACCGTTTCAACATGCCGACACAAGAGGACCTGGTCTACGTCGACCCCAGCCCGGACTATTGCCTGCGCAATGAGACCACGGGCTCTCTGGGCACCCAGGGCCGACTGTGCAACAAGACCTCAGAGGGCATGGATGGGTGTGAGCTGATGTGCTGCGGACGGGGTTATGACCAGTTCAAGAGTGTCCAGGTGGAGCGTTGCCACTGCAAGTTCCATTGGTGCTGTTACGTCAAGTGTAAAAAGTGCACAGAGATCGTCGACCAGTACGTCTGTAAATGA